One segment of Monomorium pharaonis isolate MP-MQ-018 chromosome 6, ASM1337386v2, whole genome shotgun sequence DNA contains the following:
- the LOC118646370 gene encoding uncharacterized protein LOC118646370 encodes MNKKNYRLVGTLSSKESMQNLITDLKNAKSLLPSQTTSENSQSLIQSTSHIKKKPLTEINKTINYANTHVTFNTSIPSIKTSKNQSPEIYVTSTPHKKRTTNKNTFQLQESYNSENQISVPKNTFQIKSLRINNSQICDSLNKSIAEQTHIVHVVQDLFKKLNERLDIIEKKERYNFIKNYSLKYVLKIIFDTTFSYFYIGSENHAMLLRLTKIKNRRVKSIPKCLPFKSIQNLILFDNASDDIYNEVVDSILYCAAIYFKCAFEKVEKTTLEVTWHGTKDLKALKTTRFAHACEDAISNNLNFPKPRRDEFEDAMIKALKSTKERFRRQQKRPSLENDEYEEPFLRRARIPNKRQTGNTRNTINFDDARQQIDAQDNTNLSNISEQSDITEQSDVTKQSDITEQSDVIEQSLDYNPTIYNDEEFQLY; translated from the exons atgaataaaaaaaattatcgtctTGTAGGTACTCTTAGTTCAAAAGAGagtatgcaaaatttaattactgatttaaaaaatgcgaaaagTTTATTGCCATCTCAGACTACATCTGAAAATTCCCAATCTCTAATTCAGTCAAcatctcatataaaaaaaaaacctttaactgaaataaataaaacgattaattatgcaaatacaCATGTTACTTTTAATACATCAATACCATCGATTAAAACTTCAAAAAACCAATCACCAgag atCTATGTAACATCAACACCTCACAAGAAACGTACGACAAACAAAAATACTTTCCAGTTACAAGAATCATACAACtcagaaaatcaaatttccgTCCCGAAGAatacttttcaaataaaatctttaaggATAAATAATTCACAAATCTGTGATTCTTTGAATAAAAGCATCGCTGAACAAACGCATATTGTACATGTTgttcaagatttatttaa aaaactaAACGAACGTTtggatataatagaaaaaaaagaaaggtataattttattaaaaattattctctcaagtatgtcttaaaaattatttttgatactacattttcttatttttatattggcaGTGAAAACCATGCGATGCTGTTGCgactaacaaaaataaaaaatcgaagaGTTAAATCGATTCCAAAATGTCTTCCTTTTAAatcaatacaaaatttaatactatttgaCAACGCAAGTGATGATATATATAACGAAGTT gtGGATTCAATCCTATATTGTgctgcaatatattttaaatgtgctTTTGAAAAAGTTGAAAAGACTACATTGGAAGTGACTTGGCATGGTACAAAAGATTTGAAAGCTTTAAAAACTACTCGCTTTGCACATGCTTGTGAag acgccattagtaataatttaaactttcCTAAACCACGACGTGATGAATTTGAGGATGCAATGATAAAAGCTTTAAAAAGTACAAAGGAGCGTTTCCGCCGTCAACAAAAACGACCAAGTTTAGAAAATGATGAATACGAAGAACCTTTTTTAAGAAGAGCAAGAATCCCAAACAAGAGACAAACAGGAAATACAAGAAATACTATTAATTTCGATGATGCTCGACAGCAAATAGATGCTCAAGATAATACGAATCTGTCAAATATAAGTGAACAGTCGGATATAACTGAACAGTCGGACGTAACTAAACAGTCGGATATAACTGAACAGTCGGATGTAATTGAACAGTCACTGGATTACAATCCAACAATTTATAACGATGAagaatttcaattatattaa
- the LOC114254351 gene encoding uncharacterized protein LOC114254351 has translation MSHFIDKADNASTMLAQKVLQSKKIKNCFTSAKENNFKEQLVSVFLKTGINHVQAKEILKLLRTHSCFSKLPRDPRTIMNTPRVSCCIDNIAGGQYLHLGFDEGIKAILQITPLSMIPNNLEIDFHIDGASLDSASNIQLYPIQIRIANIYQSKPEIVGVWKGSSKPTSATEFLKPFVNDVLQVKNNKGIIFNGKKLTFKLRCFIADAIARAFVLGHQGPKSQAPCSKCWLSGINIRQGVIVFSGVDHRLRTNEEYIMCLDGEHHKEEECSIVRLSIDLVNQSVFYYMHLICLGVMEKIFLAIVDGKYASSAKLSPTSIKNLSTRLESVKKFCPKEFTRKPINVTKHRTFKATEHRQILLYTGPIIFYELLNESMYLHFLLLHSAICILVDVISCKNTANISKAELMLKIFVQRVPEHYGIEFLSYNVHGLLHLANDAKNFGPLDSFSPFPYENNMSYFKKICRKPNQHLQQIANRRYEEKRLQEKFIFSTEDFIQVSGLHKHGPMPAINFHHYSQYRNLLCRQFTLSLNGKDDTIILKDSSICIVQNIIGYDNKYYLIVKRFHRIENFYHTLVQSSDIGIFHCSLLFDELIIINFDQIAGKCFKLPLCSVMGTINSNDYVIVKILFFLN, from the exons ATGTcacattttattgataaagCAGACAATGCTAGCACGATGTTGGCACAAAAAGTATTACAGTCAAAAA aaattaaaaattgttttacgtCTGCAAAGGAAAACAATTTCAAAGAACAACTTGTATCTGTCTTTTTAAAAACAGGAATTAATCATGTCCAGGCtaaggaaattttaaaattgcttcGAACTCATTCTTGTTTTTCAAAACTTCCACGCGATCCAAGAACGATTATGAATACTCCTCGTGTGTCATGTTGTATTGATAATATTGCTGGAGGGCAATATCTTCATTTAGGTTTTGATGAAGGTATTAAAGCTATTCTTCAAATTACTCCTTTGAGTATGATTCCCAACAATTTAGAAATTGATTTTCACATAGATGGTGCTTCGTTAGATAGTGCAagtaatattcaattatatccaatacaaattagaattgctaatatttatcaaagtaAACCAGAAATCGTAGGAGTTTGGAAAGGTTCTTCGAAGCCTACAAGTGCTACAGAATTTCTAAAGCCTTTTGTCAATGATGTGCTACaagttaaaaacaataaagggattatttttaatgggaAAAAACTGACTTTTAAGCTTCGTTGCTTTATCGCAGATGCAATAGCACGTGCTTTTGTATTAGGACATCAGGGTCCTAAGTCTCAAGCTCCATGTTCCAAATGTTGGCTTAGTGGAATAAATATTCGTCAAGGTGTTATAGTCTTTAGTGGCGTTGATCATAGATTGCGAACGAACGAAGAATATATTATGTGTTTAGATGGAGAACATCATAAAGAAGAAGAATGCAGCATTGTACGTCTTTCTATAGATTTAGTGAATCaatctgttttttattatatgcatttaatttGTCTTGGTgttatggaaaaaatattcttagcTATCGTGGATGGAAAATATGCTTCTTCTGCAAAACTATCACCTACTTcgataaaaaatctttctacTAGATTAGagagtgttaaaaaattttgtccaaaaGAATTTACTAGAAAGCCgattaatgtaacaaaacaTCGTACTTTCAAGGCTACAGAACATCGTCAGATTTTGTTGTATACTGgtcctattattttttatgaacttCTGAATGAAAGCatgtatttgcattttttattattacattctgCTATTTGTATTTTAGTAGATGTTATTTCTTGTAAGAATACAGCAAACATTAGTAAAGCagaattaatgttaaaaatttttgttcaaaGAGTTCCTGAACATTATGGTATAGAATTTCTTTCATATAATGTTCATGGTCTTTTACATTTAGCAAAcgatgcaaaaaattttggtcCTTTGGATTCGTTTTCACCATTTCCATACGAAAATAATATgagttatttcaaaaaaatttgcagaaaACCAAATCAACATTTGCAACAAATAGCAAATAGACGTTATGAGGAAAAAAGGTTACaggaaaaatttatcttttcaacTGAAGATTTTATTCAAGTTTCAGGTTTACATAAACATGGACCTATGCCTGCAATTAATTTCCATCACTATTCTCAATATCGAAATTTACTTTGTAGACAGTTTACTTTATCATTGAATGGAAAGGATGATACAATAATTCTTAAGGATTCTAGTATTTGCattgttcaaaatattattggttatgataataaatattatcttatagtGAAACGTTTTCATAGAATTGAAAATTTCTATCATACGCTAGTACAATCTTCCGATATAGGAATTTTTCATTGTTCCTTGCTTTTtgatgaattaataataattaattttgatcaaattgctggaaaatgttttaaacttcCACTTTGTTCTGTAATGGGTACTATAAATTCTAATGATTAtgttattgtcaaaattttattttttttaaattaa
- the LOC118646206 gene encoding uncharacterized protein LOC118646206: MAWYSGDMEASQIKCGYCSWLLAYHCKNILEHECFKEYNENVHALNIDENNVATIVNKFDEDDLLSQDTDCNELSSQSLNTDFDERLITAVLDRPPLYDHRLNVKERSKLKKAALWEEVRNAINSNISTKELQKKWKYHRDCYIRARKKGKQYVPSGSSAASTDVRSTYRFFDLMRPLDDTFQTTSTISTLIKSTPEKISVKEKEKRSKDLSDCSDVESEICSEPSTSFQNFDNTSSLTSTSTSSAKKRMYNYVLRPGRAGGAALPIFSRSRRRGGKRLEEQSRAVHRSSGI, from the exons ATGGCGTGGTACTCAGGCGACATGGAGGCATCT CAAATAAAATGTGGTTATTGTAGTTGGCTGCTAGCATatcattgtaaaaatatattggaaCATGAATGTTTTAAAGAATACAATGAAAATGTTCATGCTTTGAACATCGACGAAAATAATGTAGCTACtattg TGAACAAATTTGATGAAGATGACCTATTGTCTCAAGATACAGACTGCAATGAACTATCATCTCAGAGTTTAAATACAGACTTTGATGAACGTTTAATAACGGCAGTACTAGATAGACCACCATTATATGATCATCGattaaatgttaaagaaaGATCTAAACTAAAAAAGGCAGCATTGTGGGAGGAAGTAAGAAATGCCATTAata GTAACATTAGTACAAaagaattacaaaagaaatggaAGTATCATCGTGATTGTTATATTCGcgcaagaaaaaaaggaaaacagtATGTTCCAAGTGGATCTAGTGCAGCTTCAACAGATGTAAGAAGTACTTATAGATTTTTTGATCTAATGAGACCCTTGGACGATACATTTCAGACTACATC aacAATAAGCACATTGATAAAGAGCACACCTGAAAAAATATCtgtaaaggaaaaagaaaaaagaagtaagGACTTATCCGATTGTTCAGATGTTGAGTCAGAAATATGTTCTGAACCGTCAActtcatttcaaaattttgataatacttCATCATTAACTTCAACATCAACTTCATCAGCTAAAAAacgtatgtataattatgtgtTACGTCCCGGGCGCGCGGGAGGGGCGGCGTTGCCGATATTCTCCCGTAGCCGGAGAAGAGGGGGAAAAAGGTTAGAGGAACAGAGTCGAGCGGTCCACCGTTCCTCTGGAATTTAA
- the LOC118646282 gene encoding protein ANTAGONIST OF LIKE HETEROCHROMATIN PROTEIN 1-like has translation MDSDLFLSIIALQKQIIKERNKTSILKLKKLVMLFLLCQKNEQNKIVKRKYWVHPIFSNKMRKQYGASNTLIKELHFHNDDKFINYFRMNMDTYKKLLNIIGPHITKQKCIRDPIQPNTRLEICLRYLASGDSMKSLSYMFRIGTSTISKIIFETCDVIWNVLQDKVFPQFNKDLWEHIASKFEEKWNFPHCIGAMDGKHVMLQAPPNSGSIYYNYKGQHSLNLFALCDAEYRFIVLDIGAEGRQSDGGVFRKSKLYSALEENLLQIPPPKIVNVRGPVLPYVIVADEAFGLKNYLMRPYSRSQNLDRKKKIFNYRLSRARRTVESSFGILTAKWRIYRKPIIASITLSRKIVQATCCLHNFIINHENSYKYYSTLTPVDANVANEALQDNINEINSYSKNAAMIRDKFADYFVKAGAVTWQWEKAFRNEF, from the exons ATGGATTCAGACTTATTCTTATCTATTATTGCtttacaaaaacaaataataaaagaaagaaataaaacatcaattttaaaattaaaaaagttagtgATGCTTTTCTTATTGTGCcaaaaaaatgaacaaaataaaatagtaaaacgaAAATATTGGGTTCATCCAATTTTTTCCAACAAAATGCGGAAACAATATGGAGCAAGTAACACTCTTATAAAAGAGTTGCATTTTCATAATGACGacaaattcattaattattttcgcatGAATATGgacacatataaaaaattattaaatattattggaccacatataacaaaacaaaaatgtattcgAGATCCAATACAACCAAATACGCGTCTAGAAATATGTCTCCGTTATTTAGCCTCAGGAGACAGTATGAAATCTCTTTCCTATATGTTTCGTATAGGGACTAGTacgatttcaaaaattatatttgaaacttGTGATGTAATTTGGAACGTATTACAAGATAAAGTTTTTccacaatttaataaagactTGTGGGAACATATAGCaagtaaatttgaagaaaaatggaatTTCCCACATTGCATAGGAGCTATGGATGGAAAACATGTTATGTTACAA GCTCCTCCTAACAGTgggtcaatttattataattacaaggGTCAGCATagtttgaatttatttgcacTATGTGATGCAGAATATCGTTTTATCGTGCTGGACATTGGAGCAGAAGGACGACAAAGTGATGGTGGGGTATTCAGAAAGAGCAAATTATATTCTgcattagaagaaaatttgttgcaaattCCACCACCAAAAATTGTTAATGTCAGAGGCCCTGTATTACCATATGTAATTGTCGCAGATGAAGCCTTTggcttgaaaaattatttaatgcgaCCATATTCCCGAAGCCAAAATCTTgatcgaaaaaagaaaattttcaactACAGATTAAGTAGAGCAAGACGTACTGTAGAAAGTTCCTTTGGAATATTAACTGCAAAATGGCGAATCTACAGGAAACCAATTATAGCATCTATTACTTTAAGTAGAAAAATTGTGCAAGCAACCTGCTGTTtgcacaattttataattaatcatgaaaatagttataaatattattctactTTAACACCAGTTGATGCAAATGTTGCAAATGAAGCTCTTCAAGacaatataaatgaaataaattcttacTCTAAAAATGCGGCTATGATAAGAGATAAATTTGctgattattttgtaaaagctGGAGCAGTTACATGGCAATGGGAAAAAGCGTTTCGTAATGaattctga